Proteins from one Daphnia pulicaria isolate SC F1-1A chromosome 3, SC_F0-13Bv2, whole genome shotgun sequence genomic window:
- the LOC124329175 gene encoding dnaJ homolog subfamily C member 17-like: MSKIDVTKLDLYGLFEVSPDATVQEIKTAYRKKALKVHPDKNPDPEAAKLFHQLSEALKVLSDESAKAAYDRVLRAKKETELRYKKLDSKRKKLKDELEAREKAHQTSGRTVPQRSPEEQLKAEIERLRKQGSNHLAEEQEKIRLELAKEKEQISTRGIVSARMKLSWKVEPEGSDPYTQEKLHSVLQKYGNILALLISTKKKGSAIVEFANKKDADLAYAVERGINGYPLTLSWIKGDQPSVAEPPRQPPPTSAAPMSMADFEARVLQSMREAQERKRKQETDAQLSST, encoded by the exons atgtcgAAAATAGACGTGACAAAATTAGATTTATATGGTTTATTTGAAGTGTCTCCCGATGCTACGGTACAAGAAATCAAAACAGCGTATCGTAAGAAAGCCTTAAAAGTTCACCCTGACAAAAATCCAG ATCCTGAAGCAGCTAAGCTTTTTCACCAATTATCAGAAGCGCTAAAAGTCCTTTCTGATGAATCTGCTAAAGCTGCATATGATCGAGTTTTAAGAGCCAAAAAGGAAACAGAATTAAGGTACAAGAAACTTGATTCCAAGAGGAAAAAACTCAAGGATGAGCTTGAAGCAAGAGAAAAAGCCCATCAAACATCTGGGAGGACTGTCCCACAGAGGAGTCCAGAGGAACAGCTTAAAGCTGAAATTGAACGATTGAGGAAACAAGGTTCAAACCATTTGGCAGAAGAACAAGAGAAAATCCGCCTTGAATTGGCAAAGGAGAAAGAACAGATATCAACCAGAGGAATTGTAAGTGCAAGAATGAAACTGTCTTGGAAAGTTGAACCAGAGGGCTCAGATCCTTACACACAGGAAAAGCTTCATTCAGTCCTCCAGAAATATGGAAACATACTTGCTTTGCTCAtttcaacaaagaagaaaggaagTGCAATTGTGGAGTTTGCCAACAAAAAAGATGCAGATTTAGCATATGCTGTGGAGAGAGGAATAAATGGTTACCCACTGACTCTCTCATGGATCAAAGGAGATCAACCAAGTGTGGCAGAACCTCCAAGACAGCCACCTCCAACTTCAGCTGCACCGATGTCGATGGCGGATTTTGAAGCCAGAGTATTGCAGTCTATGAGAGAAGCCCAAGAGAGGAAACGAAAACAAGAAACTGATGCTCAACTTTCTTCTACGTAA